The Panicum virgatum strain AP13 chromosome 5K, P.virgatum_v5, whole genome shotgun sequence genome has a window encoding:
- the LOC120707036 gene encoding serine/threonine-protein kinase RIO1-like, with protein sequence MQANVYHATKAEGQELAIKVYKTSVLVFKDRDRYVQGDYRFRHGYCKHNPRKMVKTWAEKEMRNLLRVRAAGIRCPKPLLLRLHVLVMEFIGKGGWAAPRLKDAALSDDKLRESYFEIITTMRTLYQNCKLVHGDLSEYNILYFEGHLYIIDVSQSVDLDHPSALDFLKEDCLHVSDFFKKRGVAVMTVTDLFNFVIDQNIADEDVDSYLDKVQQKIVENGGTDTNDEICPTVMVQTLDYAKRCEADLVNMSMMQRSSFGYEPPADKLYDQPLLGFVRTKNAHAENQQKQLPQNTMEETLDLQNKCSLEDKVEDQEDNSESCSSSDEDSSWEEAPKMGPEERKTARKENKKKVKEEKREARKTKIPKAEKKKRKKMAKAKCKR encoded by the exons ATGCAGGCAAATGTCTATCATGCAACAAAGGCGGAGGGTCAGGAGTTAGCAATTAAAGTCTACAAAACCTCTGTCCTTGTTTTTAA GGATCGCGACCGGTATGTTCAAGGAGATTATCGTTTTAGGCATGGTTACTGCAAGCATAATCCACGGAAAATGGTTAAGACCTGGGCTGAAAAGGAAATGAGAAACCTTCTACG AGTGAGAGCAGCTGGAATCAGATGCCCTAAACCGTTGCTATTGAGGCTTCATGTATTGGTGATGGAATTCATAG GGAAAGGAGGTTGGGCTGCTCCTCGTCTTAAGGATGCTGCTTTGTCAGATGACAAGTTGCGTGAAAGTTACTTTGAG ATAATTACAACAATGCGGACACTTTACCAAAATTGCAAGTTGGTCCATGGAGATTTGAGTGAGTACAATATTCTTTATTTCGAG GGCCACTTGTACATTATTGATGTTTCACAATCTGTTGACCTTGATCACCCTTCAGCATTGGACTTCTTAAAGGAAGATTGCTTGCATGTTTCT GACTTCTTTAAGAAACGAGGCGTTGCAGTCATGACGGTAacagatttatttaattttgttaTTGACCAAAACATTGCTGATGAGGATGTCGATAGTTACCTGGATAAG GTTCAGCAAAAGATCGTGGAAAACGGTGGTACAGATACAAATGATGAAATTTGTCCAACAGTCATGGTGCAA ACTTTGGATTATGCGAAGCGATGCGAGGCAGATTTAGTCAACATGTCAATGATGCAACGCTCATCCTTTGGTTACGAGCCACCAGCGGATAAGCTTTATGACCAACCACTATTAGGATTTGTACGGACGAAAAATGCACACGCTGAAAATCAGCAAAAACAATTGCCACAGAATACAATGGAAGAAACCTTGGATCTGCAAAATAAGTGCTCATTGGAGGACAAAgtggaagatcaagaagacaaTAGTGAATCTTGCTCAAGTTCTGATGAAGACAGTTCGTGGGAGGAGGCTCCCAAAATGGGACCTGAGGAAAGGAAGACTGCTCGGaaagagaacaagaagaaggtgaaggaagagaagagagaagcTCGCAAGACAAAGATCCCAAAGgctgagaagaagaaaaggaagaaaatgGCAAAAGCAAAGTGCAAGCGTTAG